A window of the Betaproteobacteria bacterium genome harbors these coding sequences:
- a CDS encoding PDZ domain-containing protein, with the protein MAATSHPIHYRIHPSHPEAHLFEVELTLRQPDPGGQRFSLPVWIPGSYMIREFARHIVRIQARCGRRPVELEKLDKHTWRADPCAGSLVVRYQVYAWDFSVRGAHLDSTHGFFNGTSVFLRVEGQAEQPCQVEVEAPRGAAYRRWRIATAMTPAGARAYGFGAYSAADYDELIDHPVEMGEFSLLSFRAHGIPHEVAITGRHDADTDRLARDLERLTEHHIDFFGRPAPMRRYVFLVTAVGEGYGGLEHRASTALVCSRHDLPLVDGSEAQEERYRTFLGLASHEYFHTWNVKRIKPAAFTPYDLSKENYTRLLWAFEGITSYYDDLALVRTRLMTREQYLRALARTMTAVQRGSGRLKQSLADSSFDAWIKFYRQDENAPNAIVSYYAKGSLVALALDLTVRKATGGRHSLDDVMRVLWREYGRTGRGVDEDAIERLAERVTGVRLDRFFDRAVRGTEDLPWEPLLRAFGVRLTVSAAQSNADRGGGKPPEKAQERAVLGARVDTAGGEVKLAQVFDDGAAQAAGLSAGDILVALDGLRITPSNWEQVVARYRPGAVVRASAFRRDELIERRVRLHAAPRDTCFLSIDERASRAQRQLLDGWLVRPERSAAARPARRGRRRANTN; encoded by the coding sequence ATGGCGGCGACGAGCCATCCGATTCACTACCGCATTCATCCTTCTCACCCCGAAGCGCACCTGTTCGAAGTCGAGCTGACGCTGCGGCAGCCCGATCCGGGCGGCCAGCGCTTCAGCCTTCCGGTGTGGATCCCGGGAAGCTACATGATCCGCGAATTCGCCCGCCATATCGTTCGCATCCAGGCGCGCTGCGGGCGCCGGCCGGTCGAGTTGGAGAAGCTCGACAAGCACACCTGGCGCGCCGACCCTTGCGCGGGATCTCTCGTCGTGCGCTACCAGGTCTACGCCTGGGACTTCTCCGTGCGCGGTGCGCACCTCGATAGCACGCACGGCTTCTTCAACGGCACCAGCGTCTTCCTGCGCGTCGAGGGCCAGGCCGAGCAACCGTGCCAGGTCGAGGTCGAAGCGCCGCGGGGCGCCGCGTACCGCCGCTGGCGGATCGCGACGGCGATGACGCCGGCGGGTGCGCGAGCGTACGGCTTCGGCGCGTACTCGGCAGCGGACTATGACGAGCTCATCGATCATCCGGTGGAGATGGGTGAGTTTTCGCTCCTGAGCTTTCGCGCGCACGGTATTCCCCACGAGGTGGCGATCACGGGCCGGCACGATGCCGACACGGATCGGCTCGCGCGCGATCTCGAACGCCTCACCGAGCACCACATCGATTTCTTCGGCCGTCCCGCGCCGATGCGCCGCTACGTTTTCCTGGTCACCGCGGTCGGCGAAGGCTACGGCGGTCTCGAGCATCGCGCCTCGACCGCGCTCGTGTGCAGCCGCCACGATCTGCCGCTGGTCGACGGCTCGGAGGCGCAGGAAGAGCGTTACCGGACCTTCCTGGGGCTCGCCAGCCACGAGTACTTCCACACCTGGAACGTCAAGCGTATCAAGCCGGCCGCGTTCACGCCCTACGATCTCTCGAAGGAAAACTACACGCGCCTGCTGTGGGCGTTCGAAGGCATCACCTCGTACTACGACGACCTCGCGCTGGTGCGCACACGACTCATGACGCGCGAGCAGTACCTGCGCGCGCTCGCCCGCACGATGACGGCAGTGCAGCGCGGCAGCGGCCGGCTCAAGCAGTCGCTGGCCGACTCGAGCTTCGACGCGTGGATCAAGTTCTACCGCCAGGACGAGAATGCGCCGAACGCGATCGTCAGCTACTACGCCAAGGGCTCGCTGGTGGCGTTGGCGCTGGACCTGACCGTGCGCAAGGCAACCGGCGGCCGGCACTCGCTCGACGACGTGATGCGCGTGCTCTGGCGCGAGTACGGACGCACCGGACGCGGGGTGGACGAAGACGCGATCGAACGCCTGGCGGAGCGCGTGACCGGCGTGCGCCTCGATCGCTTCTTCGATCGTGCCGTGCGCGGCACCGAGGATTTGCCGTGGGAACCGCTGCTGCGTGCCTTCGGCGTTCGCCTCACCGTGAGCGCCGCGCAGTCCAACGCCGATCGCGGTGGCGGCAAGCCCCCCGAGAAAGCGCAGGAACGCGCCGTGCTCGGTGCACGTGTCGACACCGCAGGCGGCGAGGTGAAGCTGGCGCAGGTGTTCGACGACGGCGCGGCGCAGGCCGCCGGATTGTCGGCGGGTGACATCCTGGTCGCGCTCGACGGGCTGCGCATCACGCCGTCGAACTGGGAGCAGGTGGTGGCCCGCTATCGGCCAGGCGCCGTCGTACGTGCGAGCGCGTTTCGCCGCGACGAGCTGATCGAACGCCGCGTGCGGCTTCATGCCGCGCCGCGCGACACTTGCTTCCTTTCGATCGACGAGCGCGCGAGCCGTGCCCAGCGGCAGTTGCTCGATGGCTGGCTCGTTCGGCCCGAGCGCAGCGCGGCCGCACGGCCTGCCCGCCGCGGCAGGCGGCGCGCGAATACGAACTGA